One window from the genome of Mugil cephalus isolate CIBA_MC_2020 chromosome 23, CIBA_Mcephalus_1.1, whole genome shotgun sequence encodes:
- the gpr180 gene encoding integral membrane protein GPR180, whose amino-acid sequence MSYLIATLVALVLFGPGVSGKTVTGLFGSEAARQEKGQFITKFMYQGGSGLCVCRLDNSALAAEKESRLLLYQDMMDSDLDDLSCHERLSKAHFTVRLNQEEHNQTIPRQAFPTAWQVLYADRHTCEEGAVIPSHSDLRFTVLLFNADSAGNPLDHFSAEEAGLHGFYFLLLLAYFIACCIYIQPLYQALKKGGPMHTVLKVLTTALALQGCSALCNYIHLARYSRDGTGIPLMGSLAEFWDMVSQVSMLYMLLSLCMGWTLSRGRKPQSRPLQWEQSPASTAVAVGGVVTQAVLLLWEQYSDSESEHHSYHVQQSVAGLLLIALRVGLALLLASILYQIISTERSTLKRDFYLCFAKGCFLWFLCHPVLVLMSVVFNEHQKEKVVTIGVILCQSISMVVLYQLFLSRSLYWEVSSLSSVSLPLTMSRTNHRGRY is encoded by the exons ATGTCGTATTTAATAGCCACGCTTGTGGCACTGGTGCTGTTTGGTCCCGGGGTTTCGGGGAAAACTGTAACGGGACTTTTCGGGAGCGAGGCGGCGAGACAGGAGAAGGGCCAGTTCATCACTAAATTCATGTACCAAG GTGGCAGCGGCTTGTGCGTGTGCCGCCTGGACAACTCTGCCCTGGCTGCCGAGAAGGAGTCCAGGCTGCTCCTGTACCAGGACATGATGGACTCGGACCTGGACGACCTCAGCTGCCACGAGAGGCTCTCTAAAGCCCACTTCACCG TCCGTCTTAATCAAGAGGAGCACAACCAGACGATCCCTCGCCAGGCGTTCCCCACGGCCTGGCAGGTCCTGTATGCCGACAGGCATACGTGTGAG GAAGGCGCAGTGATTCCCTCTCACTCCGATCTCAGATTCACAGTCCTGCTGTTTAACGCGGACTCGGCCGGGAACCCTCTGGACCACTTCAGCGCAGAGGAGGCAG GTCTCCACGGCTTCtacttcctcctgctgctggccTACTTCATAGCCTGCTGCATCTACATCCAGCCCCTGTACCAGGCTCTGAAGAAAGGGGGACCCATGCACACGGTCCTCAAGGTGCTGACGACGGCGCTGGCGCTACAGGGCTGCTCCGCCCTCTGCAACTACATCCACCTGGCCAG GTACTCCAGAGACGGTACTGGTATTCCACTGATGGGCAGCCTAGCAGAGT TCTGGGACATGGTGTCCCAGGTGTCCATGCTGTACATGTTACTGAGTCTTTGTATGGGCTGGACTCTGAGTCGAGGGAGGAAACCGCAGTCCAGGCCTCTGCAGTGGGAGCAGTCTCCGGCGTCCACGGCTGTCGCCGTTGGTGGCGTCGTGACGCAG GcggttctgctgctgtgggagCAGTATTCCGACTCGGAGAGCGAGCACCACAGCTACCACGTCCAGCAGAGCGTGGCGGGTCTCCTCCTCATAGCCCTGAGAGTGGGCCTGGCCCTCCTGCTGGCCTCCATCCTCTACCAGATCATCTCCACGGAGAGGAGCACCCTGAAGAGAGACTTCTACCTCTGCTTTGCCAAG GGATGCTTCCTGTGGTTCCTCTGTCATCCCGTCCTCGTCCTCATGTCTGTAGTCTTCAACGAGCACCAGAAGGAGAAG GTGGTGACCATCGGCGTGATCCTCTGCCAGTCCATCTCCATGGTGGTCCTCTACCAGCTCTTCCTGTCTCGCTCCCTTTACTGGGAGGTGTCCTCGCTCTCCTCCGTGTCCCTGCCGCTCACCATGTCCAGAACGAACCACAGGGGCCGCTACTGA
- the LOC125000554 gene encoding dTDP-D-glucose 4,6-dehydratase-like: MDFDRTVLVTGGYGFIGSHLVCSLVNGHPGWRIINLDNLDYCCSLRSLESIEDKPNYTFIRGDVCNSRLVNHVFNTENVDVVFHLAAKTHVESSFESPSSFQRVNVDGTGVLLGAARSARHRLQRFVYVSTDEVYGAGLEEVFDESSPVKPSNPYAATKAAAEYLVRSYWDQYKFPIIITRSNNIYGPRQYTEKVIPRFLTLLQMNKKCTIQGVLPKSRHFLFVSDAVDALLLLLDAGVLGETYNVGTSCEIPIVQLARELVRMVKDVPDEEVNNWLEFVPDRPVVDLRYPIASEKLQQLGWRAEVSWAEGIRQTVKWYQDNPNFWLDISEESG, encoded by the exons ATGGACTTTGACAGGACTGTTTTGGTGACTGGAGGCTACGGATTCAT TGGCTCTCATCTGGTGTGTTCACTGGTCAACGGACATCCAGGATGGAGGATTATTAACTTGGACAAT TTGGACTACTGCTGCAGCCTCAGGAGTCTGGAGAGCATTGAAGACAAACCAAACTACACCTTCATCAGG GGGGACGTGTGTAACTCTCGGCTGGTAAACCACGTCTTCAACACGGAAAACGTCGACGTGGTCTTCCACCTGGCGGCCAAGACGCACGTGG AGAGCTCCTTCGAGTCGCCGTCCAGCTTCCAGCGGGTCAACGTCGACGGGACCGGGGTTCTGCTGGGAGCCGCCCGCTCGGCCCGTCACCGGCTTCAGCGCTTCGTCTACGTCAGCACCGACGAGGTGTACGGAGCCGGCCTGGAAGAG GTGTTTGACGAGAGCAGTCCGGTGAAGCCCTCCAACCCGTACGCTGCCACCAAAGCGGCTGCAGAGTATCTGGTCAGATCCTACTGGGACCAGTATAAG TTTCCCATCATCATTACCAGGAGCAACAACATCTATGGGCCCAGACAGTACACAGAGAAG GTTATCCCAAGGTTCCTCACCCTGTTGCAAATGAACAAGAAGTG CACCATCCAGGGAGTTCTCCCCAAGTCGCGCCACTTCCTGTTCGTCAGCGACGCCGTCGACgccctcctgctgctcctggaCGCAGGCGTCCTGGGGGAAACCTACAATGTGGGGACGAGCTGCGAGATTCCCATCGTGCAGCTGGCCAGGGAACTTGTTAGGATG GTCAAGGATGTGCCTGATGAGGAGGTGAATAACTGGCTGGAGTTTGTGCCAGACAG GCCGGTTGTCGACCTGCGCTACCCCATCGCGAgcgagaagctgcagcagctgggcTGGAGAGCCGAGGTGTCCTGGGCTGAGGGCATCAGACAAACCG TCAAATGGTATCAAGACAACCCAAACTTCTGGTTGGACATAAGCGAGGAGAGTGGGTGA
- the ddx3xb gene encoding DEAD-box helicase 3 X-linked b isoform X2, with the protein MSHVAVENAHGLEQQLAVLDLTGADGQGGGTNRGNAFAAGRPGGYTIAPAANYGWDAGRNNFVNGYHDARIAGNSFTRGPPRMERGRGGVGGGGYRGNRGGAFNPINPAQPMGFVGYDNKDAGGWNTAKEAYGSFGNNRGKSAFFNDRGNANRGRFEHGGFGGGGGGGNSRWVEESRDDGDWSKPTPRNERLEHELFSGSNTGINFEKYDDIPVEATGQNCPHHIESFQDVDMGEIIMGNIALSRYTRPTPVQKYAIPIVKSKRDLMACAQTGSGKTAAFLLPILSQIFTEGPGEALNAAKASGQENGKYGRRKQYPISLVLAPTRELALQIYDEARKFSYRSRVRPCVVYGGADIGQQIRDLERGCHLLVATPGRLVDMMERGKIGLDYCNYLVLDEADRMLDMGFEPQIRRIVEQDTMPHKGIRQTMMFSATFPKEIQILARDFLEEYIFLAVGRVGSTSENITQKVVWVEESDKRSFLLDLLSATVIPSEVQDNTGDNIEKPGKDSLTLVFVETKKGADALEDFLYREGYACTSIHGDRSQRDREEALNQFRSGKCPILVATAVAARGLDISNVKHVINFDLPSDIEEYVHRIGRTGRVGNLGLATSFFNDKNGNITKDLLDILVEAKQEVPSWLESLAYEHQHKSSNRGRSKRFSGGFGARDYRQTAAGANPGGFGGRGARNQAGHGGTRGFGGGGFGNFYTSDGYGGNYSHSQVDWWGN; encoded by the exons CTCGCTGTCCTAGACTTGACCGGTGCCGACGGACAAGGTGGAGGGACCAATA GAGGAAATGCCTTTGCCGCTGGACGACCCGGTGGCTACACCATTGCGCCTGCAGCCAACT ACGGTTGGGACGCGGGGCGCAACAACTTCGTCAACGGCTACCACGACGCCCGCATAGCCGGCAACTCGTTTACCCGCGGCCCGCCCCGCATGGAGCGGGGCCGGGGCGGCGTCGGCGGAGGCGGCTACCGCGGCAACAGGGGCGGAGCCTTCAACCCCATCAACCCGGCGCAGCCGATGGGTTTCGTCGGGTACGACAACAAAG ACGCCGGCGGCTGGAACACCGCAAAGGAAGCCTATGGCAGTTTTGGCAATAACCGGGGGAAGTCGGCGTTCTTCAACGACAGAGGCAACGCTAATAGAGGGAG GTTCGAGCACGGTGGAttcggtggaggtggaggaggaggaaacagccGCTGGGTGGAGGAGTCCAGAGACGACGGAGACTGGTCCAAACCAACCCCACGAAACGAACGGCTTGAACA TGAGTTGTTCTCCGGCAGCAACACTGGGATTAACTTTGAGAAATACGATGACATTCCCGTTGAGGCTACAGGACAGAACTGCCCTCACCACATCGAGAGT TTCCAAGATGTGGACATGGGTGAGATTATCATGGGCAACATCGCTCTGAGCCGCTACACCAGACCCACTCCAGTCCAGAAATACGCCATTCCTATTGTCAAGTCCAAGAGAGACCTCATGGCCTGCGCACAGACAG GTTCTGGAAAGACGGCAGCGTTCCTGCTTCCAATTCTCAGCCAGATCTTCACTGAGGGACCAGGAGAGGCTCTTAATGCAGCTAAAGCCTCTGGACAG GAGAACGGAAAGTACGGGCGGCGTAAGCAGTACCCCATCTCTCTGGTGCTCGCTCCGACCAGAGAGCTGGCTCTGCAGATATATGATGAGGCCAGGAAG TTTTCCTATCGCTCCAGAGTGCGCCCCTGCGTTGTGTACGGAGGCGCAGACATCGGCCAGCAAATTAGAGACCTGGAAAGaggctgccacctgctggtggcTACACCAGGAAGACTGGTGGACATGATGGAGAGGGGCAAGATCGGACTGGACTACTGCAA CTACCTGGTCCTAGATGAGGCAGATCGTATGCTGGACATGGGCTTCGAACCACAGATAAGACGCATCGTCGAACAGGACACCATGCCACATAAAGGCATCCGGCAAACCATGATGTTCAGCGCTACGTTTCCTAAAGAGATCCAG ATCCTCGCCAGGGATTTCCTGGAGGAGTACATCTTCCTGGCGGTGGGCAGAGTGGGCTCCACCTCAGAGAACATCACTCAGAAAGTGGTGTGGGTAGAAGAGAGCGATAAGAGGTCTTTCCTCCTGGACCTGCTCAGTGCTACAG TCATCCCCAGCGAGGTACAGGACAATACTGGAGACAACATAGAGAAACCTG GTAAGGACTCGTTGACTCTGGTTTTCGTGGAGACCAAGAAAGGCGCCGACGCCTTGGAGGACTTCCTGTATCGGGAGGGTTACGCCTGCACCAGTATCCACGGAGACCGTTCCCAGAGAGACCGAGAGGAGGCCCTGAACCAGTTCAGATCAGGAAAATGCCCTATTCTAGTGGCTACGGCG GTAGCCGCCCGGGGTCTGGACATCTCCAACGTGAAACACGTCATCAACTTCGACCTGCCAAGTGACATCGAGGAGTACGTTCACCGCATTGGACGTACAGGACGAGTAGGAAACCTGG GCCTGGCCACGTCGTTCTTCAATGATAAAAACGGAAACATCACTAAAGACCTGCTGGATATCCTAGTGGAGGCCAAACAGGAAGTTCCCTCGTGGCTTGAGAGCTTGGCGTACGAACACCAGCACAAGAGCAGCAACAGGGGGCGCTCTAAGAG GTTCTCAGGCGGGTTTGGAGCACGTGATTACCGCCAGACGGCCGCAGGGGCCAACCCCGGAGGGTTCGGAGGACGCGGAGCTCGCAACCAGGCGGGACACGGAGGAACCCGTGGCTTCGGAGGAG GAGGCTTTGGCAACTTCTACACCAGCGACGGATACGGAGGCAACTACTCACACTCTCAAGTTGACTGGTGGGGCAACTAG
- the ddx3xb gene encoding DEAD-box helicase 3 X-linked b isoform X3 → MSHVAVENAHGLEQQLAVLDLTGADGQGGGTNRRYIPPHLRNKDVSKNGGNAFAAGRPGGYTIAPAANYGWDAGRNNFVNGYHDARIAGNSFTRGPPRMERGRGGVGGGGYRGNRGGAFNPINPAQPMGFVGYDNKDAGGWNTAKEAYGSFGNNRGKSAFFNDRGNANRGRFEHGGFGGGGGGGNSRWVEESRDDGDWSKPTPRNERLEHELFSGSNTGINFEKYDDIPVEATGQNCPHHIESFQDVDMGEIIMGNIALSRYTRPTPVQKYAIPIVKSKRDLMACAQTGSGKTAAFLLPILSQIFTEGPGEALNAAKASGQENGKYGRRKQYPISLVLAPTRELALQIYDEARKFSYRSRVRPCVVYGGADIGQQIRDLERGCHLLVATPGRLVDMMERGKIGLDYCNYLVLDEADRMLDMGFEPQIRRIVEQDTMPHKGIRQTMMFSATFPKEIQILARDFLEEYIFLAVGRVGSTSENITQKVVWVEESDKRSFLLDLLSATGKDSLTLVFVETKKGADALEDFLYREGYACTSIHGDRSQRDREEALNQFRSGKCPILVATAVAARGLDISNVKHVINFDLPSDIEEYVHRIGRTGRVGNLGLATSFFNDKNGNITKDLLDILVEAKQEVPSWLESLAYEHQHKSSNRGRSKRFSGGFGARDYRQTAAGANPGGFGGRGARNQAGHGGTRGFGGGGFGNFYTSDGYGGNYSHSQVDWWGN, encoded by the exons CTCGCTGTCCTAGACTTGACCGGTGCCGACGGACAAGGTGGAGGGACCAATA GACGATATATTCCTCCACATTTACGGAACAAAGACGTTTCCAAAAATG GAGGAAATGCCTTTGCCGCTGGACGACCCGGTGGCTACACCATTGCGCCTGCAGCCAACT ACGGTTGGGACGCGGGGCGCAACAACTTCGTCAACGGCTACCACGACGCCCGCATAGCCGGCAACTCGTTTACCCGCGGCCCGCCCCGCATGGAGCGGGGCCGGGGCGGCGTCGGCGGAGGCGGCTACCGCGGCAACAGGGGCGGAGCCTTCAACCCCATCAACCCGGCGCAGCCGATGGGTTTCGTCGGGTACGACAACAAAG ACGCCGGCGGCTGGAACACCGCAAAGGAAGCCTATGGCAGTTTTGGCAATAACCGGGGGAAGTCGGCGTTCTTCAACGACAGAGGCAACGCTAATAGAGGGAG GTTCGAGCACGGTGGAttcggtggaggtggaggaggaggaaacagccGCTGGGTGGAGGAGTCCAGAGACGACGGAGACTGGTCCAAACCAACCCCACGAAACGAACGGCTTGAACA TGAGTTGTTCTCCGGCAGCAACACTGGGATTAACTTTGAGAAATACGATGACATTCCCGTTGAGGCTACAGGACAGAACTGCCCTCACCACATCGAGAGT TTCCAAGATGTGGACATGGGTGAGATTATCATGGGCAACATCGCTCTGAGCCGCTACACCAGACCCACTCCAGTCCAGAAATACGCCATTCCTATTGTCAAGTCCAAGAGAGACCTCATGGCCTGCGCACAGACAG GTTCTGGAAAGACGGCAGCGTTCCTGCTTCCAATTCTCAGCCAGATCTTCACTGAGGGACCAGGAGAGGCTCTTAATGCAGCTAAAGCCTCTGGACAG GAGAACGGAAAGTACGGGCGGCGTAAGCAGTACCCCATCTCTCTGGTGCTCGCTCCGACCAGAGAGCTGGCTCTGCAGATATATGATGAGGCCAGGAAG TTTTCCTATCGCTCCAGAGTGCGCCCCTGCGTTGTGTACGGAGGCGCAGACATCGGCCAGCAAATTAGAGACCTGGAAAGaggctgccacctgctggtggcTACACCAGGAAGACTGGTGGACATGATGGAGAGGGGCAAGATCGGACTGGACTACTGCAA CTACCTGGTCCTAGATGAGGCAGATCGTATGCTGGACATGGGCTTCGAACCACAGATAAGACGCATCGTCGAACAGGACACCATGCCACATAAAGGCATCCGGCAAACCATGATGTTCAGCGCTACGTTTCCTAAAGAGATCCAG ATCCTCGCCAGGGATTTCCTGGAGGAGTACATCTTCCTGGCGGTGGGCAGAGTGGGCTCCACCTCAGAGAACATCACTCAGAAAGTGGTGTGGGTAGAAGAGAGCGATAAGAGGTCTTTCCTCCTGGACCTGCTCAGTGCTACAG GTAAGGACTCGTTGACTCTGGTTTTCGTGGAGACCAAGAAAGGCGCCGACGCCTTGGAGGACTTCCTGTATCGGGAGGGTTACGCCTGCACCAGTATCCACGGAGACCGTTCCCAGAGAGACCGAGAGGAGGCCCTGAACCAGTTCAGATCAGGAAAATGCCCTATTCTAGTGGCTACGGCG GTAGCCGCCCGGGGTCTGGACATCTCCAACGTGAAACACGTCATCAACTTCGACCTGCCAAGTGACATCGAGGAGTACGTTCACCGCATTGGACGTACAGGACGAGTAGGAAACCTGG GCCTGGCCACGTCGTTCTTCAATGATAAAAACGGAAACATCACTAAAGACCTGCTGGATATCCTAGTGGAGGCCAAACAGGAAGTTCCCTCGTGGCTTGAGAGCTTGGCGTACGAACACCAGCACAAGAGCAGCAACAGGGGGCGCTCTAAGAG GTTCTCAGGCGGGTTTGGAGCACGTGATTACCGCCAGACGGCCGCAGGGGCCAACCCCGGAGGGTTCGGAGGACGCGGAGCTCGCAACCAGGCGGGACACGGAGGAACCCGTGGCTTCGGAGGAG GAGGCTTTGGCAACTTCTACACCAGCGACGGATACGGAGGCAACTACTCACACTCTCAAGTTGACTGGTGGGGCAACTAG
- the ddx3xb gene encoding DEAD-box helicase 3 X-linked b isoform X1: MSHVAVENAHGLEQQLAVLDLTGADGQGGGTNRRYIPPHLRNKDVSKNGGNAFAAGRPGGYTIAPAANYGWDAGRNNFVNGYHDARIAGNSFTRGPPRMERGRGGVGGGGYRGNRGGAFNPINPAQPMGFVGYDNKDAGGWNTAKEAYGSFGNNRGKSAFFNDRGNANRGRFEHGGFGGGGGGGNSRWVEESRDDGDWSKPTPRNERLEHELFSGSNTGINFEKYDDIPVEATGQNCPHHIESFQDVDMGEIIMGNIALSRYTRPTPVQKYAIPIVKSKRDLMACAQTGSGKTAAFLLPILSQIFTEGPGEALNAAKASGQENGKYGRRKQYPISLVLAPTRELALQIYDEARKFSYRSRVRPCVVYGGADIGQQIRDLERGCHLLVATPGRLVDMMERGKIGLDYCNYLVLDEADRMLDMGFEPQIRRIVEQDTMPHKGIRQTMMFSATFPKEIQILARDFLEEYIFLAVGRVGSTSENITQKVVWVEESDKRSFLLDLLSATVIPSEVQDNTGDNIEKPGKDSLTLVFVETKKGADALEDFLYREGYACTSIHGDRSQRDREEALNQFRSGKCPILVATAVAARGLDISNVKHVINFDLPSDIEEYVHRIGRTGRVGNLGLATSFFNDKNGNITKDLLDILVEAKQEVPSWLESLAYEHQHKSSNRGRSKRFSGGFGARDYRQTAAGANPGGFGGRGARNQAGHGGTRGFGGGGFGNFYTSDGYGGNYSHSQVDWWGN, translated from the exons CTCGCTGTCCTAGACTTGACCGGTGCCGACGGACAAGGTGGAGGGACCAATA GACGATATATTCCTCCACATTTACGGAACAAAGACGTTTCCAAAAATG GAGGAAATGCCTTTGCCGCTGGACGACCCGGTGGCTACACCATTGCGCCTGCAGCCAACT ACGGTTGGGACGCGGGGCGCAACAACTTCGTCAACGGCTACCACGACGCCCGCATAGCCGGCAACTCGTTTACCCGCGGCCCGCCCCGCATGGAGCGGGGCCGGGGCGGCGTCGGCGGAGGCGGCTACCGCGGCAACAGGGGCGGAGCCTTCAACCCCATCAACCCGGCGCAGCCGATGGGTTTCGTCGGGTACGACAACAAAG ACGCCGGCGGCTGGAACACCGCAAAGGAAGCCTATGGCAGTTTTGGCAATAACCGGGGGAAGTCGGCGTTCTTCAACGACAGAGGCAACGCTAATAGAGGGAG GTTCGAGCACGGTGGAttcggtggaggtggaggaggaggaaacagccGCTGGGTGGAGGAGTCCAGAGACGACGGAGACTGGTCCAAACCAACCCCACGAAACGAACGGCTTGAACA TGAGTTGTTCTCCGGCAGCAACACTGGGATTAACTTTGAGAAATACGATGACATTCCCGTTGAGGCTACAGGACAGAACTGCCCTCACCACATCGAGAGT TTCCAAGATGTGGACATGGGTGAGATTATCATGGGCAACATCGCTCTGAGCCGCTACACCAGACCCACTCCAGTCCAGAAATACGCCATTCCTATTGTCAAGTCCAAGAGAGACCTCATGGCCTGCGCACAGACAG GTTCTGGAAAGACGGCAGCGTTCCTGCTTCCAATTCTCAGCCAGATCTTCACTGAGGGACCAGGAGAGGCTCTTAATGCAGCTAAAGCCTCTGGACAG GAGAACGGAAAGTACGGGCGGCGTAAGCAGTACCCCATCTCTCTGGTGCTCGCTCCGACCAGAGAGCTGGCTCTGCAGATATATGATGAGGCCAGGAAG TTTTCCTATCGCTCCAGAGTGCGCCCCTGCGTTGTGTACGGAGGCGCAGACATCGGCCAGCAAATTAGAGACCTGGAAAGaggctgccacctgctggtggcTACACCAGGAAGACTGGTGGACATGATGGAGAGGGGCAAGATCGGACTGGACTACTGCAA CTACCTGGTCCTAGATGAGGCAGATCGTATGCTGGACATGGGCTTCGAACCACAGATAAGACGCATCGTCGAACAGGACACCATGCCACATAAAGGCATCCGGCAAACCATGATGTTCAGCGCTACGTTTCCTAAAGAGATCCAG ATCCTCGCCAGGGATTTCCTGGAGGAGTACATCTTCCTGGCGGTGGGCAGAGTGGGCTCCACCTCAGAGAACATCACTCAGAAAGTGGTGTGGGTAGAAGAGAGCGATAAGAGGTCTTTCCTCCTGGACCTGCTCAGTGCTACAG TCATCCCCAGCGAGGTACAGGACAATACTGGAGACAACATAGAGAAACCTG GTAAGGACTCGTTGACTCTGGTTTTCGTGGAGACCAAGAAAGGCGCCGACGCCTTGGAGGACTTCCTGTATCGGGAGGGTTACGCCTGCACCAGTATCCACGGAGACCGTTCCCAGAGAGACCGAGAGGAGGCCCTGAACCAGTTCAGATCAGGAAAATGCCCTATTCTAGTGGCTACGGCG GTAGCCGCCCGGGGTCTGGACATCTCCAACGTGAAACACGTCATCAACTTCGACCTGCCAAGTGACATCGAGGAGTACGTTCACCGCATTGGACGTACAGGACGAGTAGGAAACCTGG GCCTGGCCACGTCGTTCTTCAATGATAAAAACGGAAACATCACTAAAGACCTGCTGGATATCCTAGTGGAGGCCAAACAGGAAGTTCCCTCGTGGCTTGAGAGCTTGGCGTACGAACACCAGCACAAGAGCAGCAACAGGGGGCGCTCTAAGAG GTTCTCAGGCGGGTTTGGAGCACGTGATTACCGCCAGACGGCCGCAGGGGCCAACCCCGGAGGGTTCGGAGGACGCGGAGCTCGCAACCAGGCGGGACACGGAGGAACCCGTGGCTTCGGAGGAG GAGGCTTTGGCAACTTCTACACCAGCGACGGATACGGAGGCAACTACTCACACTCTCAAGTTGACTGGTGGGGCAACTAG